CTCACCCTCCATCCTCCGTTGCTGCAACCCACTCCTCCGGTCATCATGCCGTGTCCCACTGCCCGCTACCAACGTCAAAAGAGATGAGCCCGTAAACGGTGACGAGGTGCCTGAGACCATGTTGGAGAGGTCTCCCGAAAAAGTCTCCCCAATCGTCTGAAACATGCCAAAATCGACGATCATCGCCGCACTCAAAATCTAACGTAAAAGGGGAAAGAAATGCGACGATGAAGGGAAAGATTCGAGACATACCATATGCCAGCGGGAACTCGTGCTCGTACCATATGACCGGCCAGATGCCACCTCGCTCGCCGCCGCCGAGTTCAAACTGGCGCCGCGTTGATCGCCTCAGAGAGCTCGAGGTGGGAGCCGAATAGGCAAGGGTTTGGGGAGGGTGGTCTTAAGAATCTGTGATAATATGGGGTTCCTCTCGAAAGATTTACATGGCGATAATACTCCACCTAGCAGTTTTTTTAAGGTACAGAGGCTAGCTCGTGCCCCTTTCCCGTGGCGTGCCGCGTCTCACAATTTGCTTCTTTTGTAGTAAAACGTTACAGCCACCGAGCTAGTGTTACTTTTTTGGGGTTTCAAGATTGTGTATGAATCTGTCAAATTGCTCCAGGTTTATATTGTTGAGAATTTCCAGTTCTGTTTCAACTTCTGCTTTATTACCACACGAAAACAAGAGAGACTTGTGCAAGCTCAAGAAAAAACATATGATGGGTTTTACTTAAATTTGATCGGCAAATACGCCTGCTCAATAAGCCGAGTATAACAAACACTTGATTTGAACAAAACAAGGATATCCTTATCTAAGTAGAACACACCATGCAAAGAACAAGGATTCGTACAAATTATAAGGAAAATAGTGGGACTGAGAAAataacagaggaaatggacttgaACATGTTCAGGTTTCCAGCAGTCATATTACAAAGATGGGCCACATAAAAGTCAACGGTTTCTCTTGTTTTCACGAGTTTAAGGCTATAAAAATATAATACTTCTAATGTCTGCCTAAGAGGGCTTAAAAAGATAAATTCAACTGTTACGCAATTACAAGACCAGGAAAAGCAACAGCACTTTTTTTCACGAGCTTCAGGCTTTCAGCCAATGGCGACACTGTCAGAATGTTGGAGCTGAGCTTCACTCACAATCCTTTGGAGCAAACAACACCCTCACGAAGAACTGGCCATAGTCCAAGATTGAGTCATCAGGAGAAACAACAGCTCCAACATGTTCATCTTGAAAAGTCCACTTGAACACTGAACCATTCACTTCTAAAAAAACATGCAGTTCTTCATTTGCTTTCACCGCGACAACATGCTTGAATAGTTTTTCCTCACCAAATAATTTGTCATCAAACAGCACAACCCCACGAAGAGGATAGTTATCATATCCGGTGCTAAAAGCAGTGAACAACACATGGTGAGGATGGCTGACCTTTGCATATACTTGTATTACAGCCTCAACACTTTCTGAAAGGACTATATATTTCAAGTCCAAATTGCAATTATCACCAGAAATCCGTTCATAAAGCATGAGATCAGCTTCAGTCCGTACATCAATCTCAGCATATGCAGAAAGTAGTTGCTTGTCATCTGATTCATCCCCTTCTTTCTTTACCCAAAGATCAACTTCTACTAAAGCCTTATCCAACAAATACATTCCTCGACAAGGGCTACAAAGTGGTATGACAAAGGAACCCTAGGATTTAACAGCTTGTTAGAACTAATAAGCGATATCCACTTCCACATACATTAGCATGTATCAACACAACAAACTCAGTAAGATATACTTGCACATGTTCAAATTAACTATTGAGTGATACTCCCATCTTGAGGTTGCTTTTTTTTTACATATCCAAGACATGCAAGTTAATGCAATTGtgtccgttttatcaattgctcaacatttaTGACATATTAGATTAGATTACCACTAGGGACCTCACAATAATTACCTAATGCCCCTCTACTATCTAGCTGATTGGGAGTTATAACCGTCTTAATTGCACATGTGTAATAAAAAACGACAAAGAAATAGAGTAAGTGTCTATATTGAAGTATATTAACAAGATGACCATTTTTGTATGTTGGTGGTAAAAGTATAATCATATCCAATTTTGAGAACTGGTCTGATGGCTTGATGTGATCATCTATCTAATGCTTAACAACATAAAAGCAGACCTTTTGAACATGGAGAAACAAATTAACCTGACCTCTCACACATCTTTTAATAGATGCGAGTAATGAAGGAGACAAATCAAAGAACCAAACTGACATAAATATCAGTGTTTTAATAATACATCAATCAACCATTTCCGAAAGAAAAACAAGCATACTATCTTCAGGAGGAAAGGAAGTCTTAATTACCTTCTTTTCAATCGTGACAGCGTCATCCCTGGGACGGTTAAAGACGTAGTTCCGTCGCGGGTCCAAGTAATCCCGAATGGCAAATATTCCATACACACTAATGGGATACAAGGGTTCAAAGCTTGATAGACGCATGCAGAATAATTGTAGCATATAACTTGGTGTGCGCTTTCCAAGAGTTGATGGGGCTGCAATTATTTAGTGAGAACAAAAGCAAGTTATTATTTTAGTGAAAACAAAAGCAAGTTGGTAACAAAATACATAGATAATTAGATATCTTTCCTACTTATAAAGGTTGGAGTTGTGCATTACCCACATGTGGGACTAGCAACATTCCAAGAGACATAAATAAACAAATGTAACTTTTACTAGGTGTGAGACCTATCCCGAATAAACAAATACACTGCTACCCTAGTGTGAGAATAACACTCTTGTAAAAACAAAAGTTATAAATGCAACTATGCCTCCAATTCAAAATAATGGCCTTGATTTTAGTTTCTCTGCCCAACCAATTCTTCGGTTCTATGTCATAGCAGAAGAGGGCAAACAAATTAGGCGAGAGATGTTGTCCTCCTACCTAATCTACGATCGTGTGCATTCAACTTACTAACGCCCATTATCCTGTGTTCCAAATTCAAAATGTATCTGATTATAAATCTTGGAAAGGACCTACTACGGTCGCTCGAGACTCTCTAGCGACTGCAACATGATTTTTTATTATATTCACACTCTTTTTAATTGTGAACCATGCAACAGCCACAAAACACCAGTAATTCCTCATTTTTAATGGTTTCGTAGCAACGCACGAGCATTGTGCTAGTCAGTATATCACAACGGCAGATGAATTAATTACTAGGAATCAACGAATGGCAAACAGCACTTACTGGTGGAAGTGTCATGGGTCCTGTAGATACGATGGTGGCAGTTGAGCCCAAGGACGCAGGCACCTGTTGCGTCAGGGAACACTCTCATGGGATAGACGGGGCaaggagcatcatcatcatcatggaaaGGGCCCAAGGGCCGGCCCGGTTGCTCAATCAATCTGTTTATGGACACCTGATGAGTGAAATCAAGCATCACTTGACATTACTAGAGTTTACTCATGTGAAATTAGTCCGTGATCAAAATAGAATAGCTGACAATCTAGCTAATATTGGTTGTTTTGGAGGTAATACCGCTTGTTGGTTAGCATCTCCAACAGCAAGCCTAAAATTTGGATATCTCAAAACGGTTTTAAACTAGATGACACCTCTCGCGTTGTTGCGGAAATCTGTTGCAATATATTTCTAGAGATTTCATTTTATGAAACATGAATATTGGAAATGAACTAAGACAAAAAAATGCAtatcctatatacttaagaagttcaccCCACTACTATATTTACCTCTACATAAAGTCTATCCACATCATCAAGTGGGCCATCTGTGCCACATGAGCAACTGTACAACATGCATAATGACACAGTGTGTTTGGtaagcaacaaaacatgaaccgtCCCCGCTTCCAACTTTCCATGTAGACCCATCTGCCATTGTCCACACAATTACTCCTCGTCAATTAGTTCTGCCGGCCTCTACGTCTTCTTCACCAAATCGTTTCTTTTTCATCTCCTCCACTATTTTCGGACGGATGGATctatcatctactccctccgtttcgaattacttgacttagatttgtctagatacggaggtatgtagcactaaaatgagtctagatacatcatgtatctagacaaatctaagacaagtaattcggaacaaaGGGAGTATGTTTTGCCTATGGCGCGTGCTACAAATCAGCCGGTTGATTTGTTGAGAAAGTAAACCGCCTCGACAGCCGTTGGATCAACCAGCGCTCAGCCGTCAGATCCCGCGACCAGATAACCACGTGCGACGCGCTTTGAGGCGACCGACCGTTGAAACGCAGTGTGTGTTTCAACGCAGCATACCCCCGCAGACAGACACCCACCTGATCCCCGCGaatcgcgcggcggcggcggcgaccgtgGCAAGGTCTGCCCATTATCCGCCGTCGTTCTGCCGCCGCAGCACCGCTGGTAGCGAACAGGCcaccacctcccccctccctccatcTACCCCCAACTCAAAGGGCGATTCTTTGCTTCAATCCAATGGCGCACATCGCTAGGGACATGTTCGCCTCCGCCTACAATCGAAGCTCCGGTGACTCCGTCTTATCCCGGTGGACGGATCCAACTTCGGCGACTCGTGTGCAGAACAAGGAGCACCCACCCCCGGCGAGCATCTACCATAACCCGCCTTCCCAGATGCCACGACATTCACTTCTGCAGCAAATTGGGTAAGATCTGTTTGAAACCCTAACAATTTAGTTGCAGCAAATTTAGTTGTAACAATTTAGTTGTAAAAAATTGGGTAATTCTGAgcattcaacattgagcttggataAAACACCATAATCCAAGGGGTGTGTCTATGTACACTTGCTGAATTTGTACTAAAAAAACAGAGTACTGTAGTTGACTTGAA
The sequence above is a segment of the Triticum dicoccoides isolate Atlit2015 ecotype Zavitan chromosome 1A, WEW_v2.0, whole genome shotgun sequence genome. Coding sequences within it:
- the LOC119354786 gene encoding uncharacterized protein LOC119354786, producing MRVFPDATGACVLGLNCHHRIYRTHDTSTTPSTLGKRTPSYMLQLFCMRLSSFEPLYPISVYGIFAIRDYLDPRRNYVFNRPRDDAVTIEKKGSFVIPLCSPCRGMYLLDKALVEVDLWVKKEGDESDDKQLLSAYAEIDVRTEADLMLYERISGDNCNLDLKYIVLSESVEAVIQVYAKVSHPHHVLFTAFSTGYDNYPLRGVVLFDDKLFGEEKLFKHVVAVKANEELHVFLEVNGSVFKWTFQDEHVGAVVSPDDSILDYGQFFVRVLFAPKDCE